A region from the Bacillus sp. (in: firmicutes) genome encodes:
- a CDS encoding S41 family peptidase translates to MKRRWFAIWIVCALLFGASSTYVVMNVKENKQHAEQVPSTENSAELPPNLKKVGQAFELIRDQYVEEVEEKQLIEGAIQGMLATLNDPYSVYMDADTANRFTESLESSFEGIGAEVGMQDGKMIIVSPFKNSPAEKAGLKPKDQILKVNGESVEGLDLYEVTLKIRGKKGTKVTLEIAREGVAEPVKIEVVRDEIPIETVNASMKEDGGIPIGYIEVTSFSEHTAADFKKQLKDLESQQMKGLIIDVRGNPGGLLSSVEDMLKELITDHKPFVQIEQRNGETIQYYTTLKERKPYPIVVLIDQGSASASEILAGALHEAEGYPLIGERTFGKGTVQQAIPFSDGSNIKLTMFKWLTPDGNWIHKKGIEPTIEVRQPTFFYTHPLNIETALVKDMNSEQVKIAQIMLYGLGYGPGRLDGFFSEQTEKAVVAFQRQERLPLTGKIDSATAQKLEEKVMEAIQDEKNDWQLQAALKVIRNQLEKE, encoded by the coding sequence ATGAAACGACGTTGGTTTGCGATATGGATCGTTTGTGCACTTCTTTTTGGAGCGAGTAGTACATATGTTGTGATGAATGTGAAAGAAAATAAGCAACATGCAGAGCAAGTTCCATCTACAGAAAATTCAGCGGAGCTCCCACCGAACTTAAAAAAAGTTGGGCAAGCATTTGAACTTATTCGTGATCAATATGTAGAAGAAGTCGAAGAAAAGCAGTTAATTGAAGGGGCTATCCAAGGAATGCTTGCGACGTTAAATGACCCGTATTCGGTGTATATGGATGCCGATACAGCGAACCGGTTCACGGAATCGCTTGAGTCGTCGTTTGAAGGAATTGGCGCTGAGGTAGGGATGCAGGACGGAAAAATGATCATTGTTTCGCCATTTAAAAATTCACCGGCAGAAAAAGCAGGATTGAAGCCGAAAGACCAAATTTTAAAAGTGAACGGAGAAAGCGTCGAAGGGTTGGACTTGTACGAAGTGACGTTAAAAATTCGAGGTAAAAAGGGAACGAAAGTAACGTTAGAAATTGCGCGTGAAGGAGTAGCCGAGCCCGTCAAAATTGAAGTGGTTCGGGACGAAATTCCGATTGAAACGGTTAACGCTTCGATGAAAGAAGATGGAGGCATTCCGATTGGTTATATTGAAGTGACATCCTTCTCAGAACATACGGCAGCTGATTTTAAAAAACAATTAAAAGATCTGGAGTCACAACAGATGAAAGGACTCATTATCGATGTTCGGGGAAACCCTGGGGGGCTCTTGTCGAGTGTGGAGGACATGTTAAAAGAACTCATCACCGATCATAAACCGTTTGTTCAAATCGAACAACGAAACGGTGAAACGATCCAATATTATACCACGTTAAAGGAACGAAAGCCGTATCCTATAGTTGTCCTGATTGACCAAGGGAGCGCATCGGCTTCAGAAATTTTAGCAGGGGCGCTTCATGAAGCGGAAGGGTATCCGTTAATCGGTGAGCGAACGTTTGGAAAAGGAACGGTGCAGCAGGCGATACCGTTTAGTGACGGAAGCAATATTAAGTTAACGATGTTCAAATGGTTGACACCTGATGGAAATTGGATTCATAAAAAAGGCATCGAACCAACGATTGAAGTACGACAACCGACGTTCTTTTACACGCATCCGCTCAACATAGAAACAGCACTTGTAAAAGATATGAATAGTGAACAAGTAAAAATTGCACAAATCATGCTGTACGGTCTAGGGTATGGTCCTGGACGTTTAGACGGATTTTTCAGCGAACAAACTGAAAAAGCGGTCGTTGCGTTTCAGCGGCAGGAGAGGCTCCCATTAACCGGAAAAATCGATTCTGCCACAGCCCAAAAGCTCGAAGAAAAAGTAATGGAAGCCATCCAAGATGAGAAAAATGATTGGCAGCTTCAAGCCGCGTTAAAAGTGATTCGGAATCAGTTGGAAAAAGAATAA
- a CDS encoding M48 family metalloprotease — translation MTVQQEVKGLVHRKEELYFVLCLIVSILVYLTVFISIIGIFIVIGLFVLGLFLHGLMIGHIRGNGIRLSQTQFAEVYKRAEQISKEMGLAKCPDIFVLESGGILNAFATRFFGKNMIVLYSDIVDLIKEERYNELSFVIAHELAHIKRNHIIKQIFILPAKWVPFLSEAYSRACEYTCDRYAAYFTKNYQASINSLTVLAIGKTLYDRVNHQEYVKQLEAEKGFFVWLAEKLSTHPTLPKRIHAVADFFHNEEAKDVRVKSNNHYFLFILGFYFVIFLLFVGAVFFIQSAATNLQEIFGYSEDLGVTELMDAASVGDVEKVAELIQSEEDLLVADNEGWTALFWGVSSGDVETVQLLLSKGAEPNIQDVYGWTPLMYATNNEDADMVKLLLEAGADPAIQDNEGFSAIDYARDLGNKEIVRLLQK, via the coding sequence GTGACTGTACAGCAAGAAGTGAAAGGGCTTGTTCATCGAAAAGAAGAGTTATATTTTGTGCTTTGCTTGATTGTTAGTATCCTTGTTTATTTAACAGTCTTTATTTCTATTATTGGGATTTTTATCGTGATTGGACTTTTCGTCTTAGGTTTGTTTTTACATGGATTGATGATCGGACACATTCGTGGCAACGGGATACGGCTTAGCCAAACGCAATTTGCAGAAGTGTACAAAAGAGCAGAACAAATAAGTAAAGAAATGGGACTTGCGAAGTGTCCAGATATTTTTGTGTTAGAATCAGGCGGCATCTTAAATGCGTTTGCTACGCGCTTTTTCGGAAAAAATATGATTGTTCTCTATTCTGATATTGTTGATTTGATTAAAGAGGAGCGATATAATGAGCTTTCTTTTGTCATTGCTCATGAACTTGCTCATATTAAACGGAATCATATTATCAAGCAAATTTTTATTCTACCAGCCAAATGGGTCCCGTTTTTATCCGAGGCGTATTCACGTGCATGTGAATATACGTGCGATCGTTATGCTGCGTACTTTACGAAAAATTATCAAGCGTCCATTAATAGTTTAACGGTGCTAGCGATTGGAAAAACATTGTACGATCGTGTGAATCATCAAGAATATGTAAAACAACTCGAAGCCGAAAAAGGATTTTTTGTATGGTTAGCCGAAAAGCTATCCACTCATCCAACGTTGCCAAAACGAATTCATGCCGTTGCCGATTTCTTTCATAATGAAGAGGCCAAAGACGTAAGAGTAAAAAGCAATAATCATTACTTCTTATTCATCCTTGGTTTTTATTTTGTGATCTTTCTCTTATTTGTTGGTGCCGTTTTTTTCATTCAATCAGCTGCAACGAATTTACAAGAAATATTCGGGTATAGTGAGGATCTTGGTGTGACTGAATTAATGGATGCTGCTTCTGTTGGAGATGTAGAAAAGGTAGCTGAACTGATACAATCAGAAGAAGATTTGCTGGTGGCGGATAATGAAGGCTGGACAGCTCTTTTCTGGGGAGTGTCGAGCGGTGACGTAGAAACCGTTCAGTTGTTACTTTCAAAAGGAGCTGAACCCAATATTCAAGATGTGTACGGTTGGACACCGCTCATGTACGCGACCAATAATGAGGATGCTGATATGGTAAAACTTCTTTTAGAAGCAGGAGCCGATCCTGCTATACAAGATAATGAAGGCTTCTCGGCAATCGATTATGCCAGGGATTTAGGGAATAAAGAAATTGTACGTTTATTACAGAAATAA
- a CDS encoding PDZ domain-containing protein — MGVWLAELLKGIGTFFLHPLFYYATILVILNGYRRVQRERKDFHIRVYSLQKDLLETIGQAIFISSLLSIVTVVLGWTVTIETLVLIGTVTIVLSLFGSYRWLSAAFTNGLSFFALWFMIQYDWSLPIVEQTTGIDAKQLLVSLAFLLGLLLVAEGILIGRKGALYSSPTLIRSRRGLQVGAHYVKKAWVLPILLLLPSGELTSPFEWWPVIQIGAETYSFVLVPFFIGFEHRLHSTLPQIVLSTLGKRIIVVASLVFLLAIVAIWYPFMAIVAVAVGMLGREVLAYLVRVKEQQSPSFFVPQTNGVKILGVIPNTPASKMGLSIGEVVRKVNGIDVHNERSFYEALQKNRAYCKLEVYDTNQQVRFVQGALYEGDHHELGLLFVPEEKKWEEDVG, encoded by the coding sequence ATGGGTGTATGGCTGGCGGAACTACTGAAAGGAATCGGGACGTTTTTTCTTCATCCCCTTTTCTATTATGCAACGATTCTTGTAATTCTCAACGGTTATCGCCGGGTACAACGGGAGCGAAAAGATTTTCATATTCGGGTATATTCATTACAAAAAGATTTACTGGAAACGATTGGACAAGCTATATTTATTAGTAGCTTGTTATCGATTGTGACCGTGGTGCTAGGATGGACGGTGACGATAGAGACGCTTGTTCTTATTGGTACGGTAACCATTGTCCTTTCGCTTTTCGGTAGCTATCGTTGGCTGTCAGCGGCTTTTACAAACGGGCTCTCCTTTTTTGCACTATGGTTTATGATTCAATACGATTGGTCGCTTCCGATTGTGGAACAAACAACGGGTATCGATGCTAAGCAATTGTTGGTTTCCTTAGCCTTTTTGCTCGGCTTACTTCTTGTAGCAGAAGGAATTTTAATCGGAAGAAAAGGAGCGCTTTATTCATCGCCAACACTCATTCGAAGTCGAAGAGGATTACAGGTAGGGGCCCACTATGTCAAAAAAGCTTGGGTACTCCCCATTCTTCTCTTGTTGCCATCGGGTGAATTAACTAGTCCTTTTGAATGGTGGCCAGTGATTCAAATCGGAGCAGAAACATACTCCTTCGTTCTCGTCCCGTTTTTTATCGGGTTTGAACATCGGCTGCATAGTACCTTACCGCAAATCGTCCTTTCTACTTTAGGAAAACGGATTATCGTGGTAGCTAGTCTTGTGTTCCTTTTGGCCATTGTTGCCATTTGGTATCCATTCATGGCGATTGTGGCGGTGGCCGTTGGAATGCTTGGGCGGGAAGTGTTAGCCTACCTAGTTCGTGTGAAAGAACAACAGTCTCCTTCGTTTTTTGTTCCGCAAACGAACGGGGTCAAAATACTTGGAGTTATTCCTAATACTCCAGCAAGTAAAATGGGGCTATCAATTGGAGAAGTCGTGCGCAAGGTCAACGGAATAGACGTTCATAATGAGCGGTCCTTTTACGAAGCCTTGCAAAAAAATCGGGCCTACTGCAAACTGGAAGTATACGATACAAATCAACAAGTCCGTTTTGTTCAAGGTGCCCTTTATGAAGGGGACCACCATGAGTTAGGATTACTATTTGTTCCTGAAGAAAAGAAATGGGAAGAAGATGTCGGATAA
- a CDS encoding CsbA family protein, which yields MTKLLLALFLPGLLVVLFTRVTYNYIVGLVLTVALIAASVSKGYTDSWLLIIIDAASLTVGFWYSRQMVAKFKGQA from the coding sequence ATGACTAAGTTATTGTTAGCGCTCTTTTTACCAGGATTACTTGTCGTTCTTTTTACGCGAGTAACTTACAATTATATCGTAGGATTAGTGTTAACCGTCGCCTTAATTGCCGCTTCGGTATCGAAAGGATATACAGATAGCTGGTTATTAATCATTATCGATGCCGCTTCGCTCACGGTCGGCTTTTGGTATTCGCGCCAAATGGTTGCCAAATTTAAAGGTCAAGCCTAA
- a CDS encoding glutaredoxin family protein: MKNVTVYTTNTCPYCVMLKNFLTDQGIPFTEVNVQQNPVEARKLVETTGQMGVPQTNIDGKWVLGFDPQTIMAIWNS; this comes from the coding sequence ATGAAAAATGTAACTGTTTACACAACAAATACATGTCCGTATTGTGTGATGTTAAAAAACTTTTTAACCGACCAAGGTATTCCTTTTACAGAAGTAAACGTACAACAAAATCCAGTAGAAGCAAGAAAACTTGTGGAAACAACAGGACAAATGGGGGTTCCACAAACAAACATTGACGGAAAATGGGTGCTTGGTTTCGATCCGCAAACGATTATGGCGATTTGGAACTCCTAG
- a CDS encoding rhodanese-like domain-containing protein encodes MEWIPYVVWALVIVWLSRQLLPVRGIKHIDATELKRIRSDRNKQWIDVRTKGEYAAYHLSPFQNIPLHELKKRSSELDKEKEVVLICQSGMRSQKAARILKKQGFQRITNVKGGLNACK; translated from the coding sequence ATGGAGTGGATACCATACGTAGTTTGGGCTCTTGTAATTGTGTGGCTAAGTCGGCAGTTACTCCCTGTTCGTGGTATCAAGCACATTGATGCAACGGAGTTAAAACGAATTCGTTCGGACCGGAACAAACAATGGATCGATGTCCGTACGAAAGGGGAGTATGCAGCCTATCACCTGTCACCTTTTCAAAACATCCCCTTACACGAATTAAAGAAGAGAAGCTCTGAGCTAGATAAAGAAAAAGAAGTCGTCTTAATATGTCAATCAGGAATGCGCAGTCAAAAAGCAGCGCGAATATTAAAAAAACAAGGATTTCAACGAATTACAAACGTTAAAGGCGGACTAAATGCCTGTAAATAA
- a CDS encoding sulfurtransferase TusA family protein: MKADFKIDAKGLACPMPVVRAKRAMDELQSGQVLEIHATDKGSLTDLTAWAESLGHKVLEKKEENGVFQFWIKKA, translated from the coding sequence ATGAAAGCAGATTTCAAAATAGATGCAAAAGGATTAGCCTGTCCGATGCCGGTTGTTCGAGCGAAAAGGGCGATGGACGAATTACAAAGTGGTCAAGTGTTAGAAATACATGCAACTGACAAAGGGTCCTTGACGGACTTAACCGCGTGGGCGGAATCGTTAGGTCATAAAGTATTGGAGAAAAAAGAAGAAAACGGTGTGTTCCAATTTTGGATTAAAAAAGCGTAA
- a CDS encoding sulfite exporter TauE/SafE family protein, which translates to MEQDIFYWVTIFLIGFIGSFISGMVGIGGSIIKYPLLLYVPPILGFAAFTAHEVSGISAIQVFFATISGVWAYRNSGYLNRDLILYMGGSILLGSFIGGYGSTVMSEAVIHVVYGLLAALAAVMMFVPKKGVDDTPLDQVSFHRWLAAGLALLVGIGAGIVGAAGAFLLVPIMLVVLKIPTRMTIASSLAITFISSIGSTVGKVMTGQVLFVPALIMILASVFASPLGAKMGQKVNTKILQAILAVLIFATAVKMWVGIVA; encoded by the coding sequence GTGGAACAAGACATTTTTTATTGGGTGACCATTTTTCTTATTGGCTTTATCGGTTCGTTTATTTCAGGAATGGTTGGGATTGGTGGCTCCATCATCAAATATCCGCTTTTACTTTATGTTCCCCCTATACTTGGGTTTGCTGCCTTTACGGCCCACGAAGTATCGGGAATTAGTGCTATTCAAGTGTTTTTTGCAACCATTAGTGGGGTATGGGCGTATCGAAATAGCGGGTATTTGAACCGAGATTTAATTCTCTATATGGGCGGAAGTATTCTGCTCGGTAGTTTTATTGGCGGATACGGCTCGACGGTGATGTCGGAAGCGGTGATTCATGTCGTATACGGCCTATTAGCCGCGCTAGCCGCTGTGATGATGTTTGTTCCGAAAAAAGGAGTAGATGATACTCCGTTAGACCAAGTAAGCTTTCATCGGTGGTTAGCAGCAGGATTAGCCCTCCTTGTCGGAATCGGTGCCGGGATTGTTGGAGCAGCGGGCGCGTTTTTACTTGTTCCGATCATGTTAGTCGTATTGAAAATTCCAACCCGTATGACGATCGCCAGTTCGTTAGCCATTACGTTTATCTCGTCGATTGGTTCGACCGTCGGAAAAGTCATGACAGGTCAAGTGTTGTTCGTACCCGCCCTTATTATGATTTTGGCGAGTGTCTTTGCGTCTCCACTTGGGGCGAAAATGGGACAAAAAGTGAACACGAAAATTTTACAAGCTATACTTGCCGTTCTGATTTTTGCAACAGCGGTAAAAATGTGGGTTGGTATTGTAGCGTGA